In Chlorobiota bacterium, the sequence GGCGAAGTCAGCAAGCCAATCGAGATGCAGAACGGGAACATCATCATTGCGCAGGTTGCTAAAATTCGGAACGCCGGAACAGCCGAGTTCGCCGATGTGAAAGCGGAGATCATTAAGAAGCTCCGCACCCAGAAGAAGCTGGATATGCTGAAAGACCGCGCCACCAAACTACGCGGCGCGCTTGCCGCTGGCGATAGCCTTGAAAAACTGAAAACCATTGACCCCGGGGTCCAAGTGATGGCGTTCAACGACGTGAACAGCACCAGCCCATTCCCGGGCGCAGGGTTCGACGTCCCGCTGACCGCCGCAACATTCGCGCTGAACCCGGGCCAGTTCTCCGATGCCGTCCGTGGCGAACGTGGATATTACATCGTCCAGCTGCAATCGAAGACGGTTCCCACCGATCAGGAATTCCAGAAGGACCGTGCGGAGTTTATCAAGGAATTCATGTCAACACGGCGCAGCAGCTTGTTCCAGGAATGGATCCAGAAAGCCCGCGAGCAAGCCGACATCGAAGACCTTCGGCACCAGAGCTAACACCCCGCAGAAGTATCATCAAAAAGAAGAAGCCGCCCATTGTGGGCGGCTTCTTCTTTTTTTTCCAAGAAAATCTTCAAATCCTCATTCTTCAGATTGCTTGCAAAGCACACTTTGGCCATATTATAGCCCTATTAGACTTTCATAACCAAGATCAACACTACTACCGGAGGAAGCAATGAAAGCATTTTTTCGAATACTTGGGATAGTTATGGTGACAATTATCCCTTTATACTCCCAGCAACAAGGGAAATGGGTGCAAGTGGATACTCTACCAACAGTAAAATATACTCGAAATAAAGTAGTTTGCGAAAAAGGGATGATGGGGTTACGTTAGGGAAAAGATAGTAGTCATTGAATAGATAGAGGGAAGAGATGATAGAACTTACGGAGGAATTACGGACACAACTGCGGAAATTGCAGCGAATGGAGAAAGAGAAGCGTCGGTATGTGAAGATCACGACGCTGCTGATGCTTGACGGGGGATTTAGCGTTGGCGAGACGGCCTTTGCGTTGGGTGTTGATAATTCGACGATATATCGGTATGCCGAAGGGTATCGAGCATCAAAGAGCTTTGAGGATTACATAGAAGACAAGTATGTGTGCTATGGTGGGAAGCTGAGCGGTGAACAGGCATCAGCTGTATCGAAGGAACTGGAGGGACATCTGCATCATACATCGAAGGAGGTAGTGGAGTTGGTGTGCGAGCGTTATGGTGTGCGATATACGGAGAGCGGGATGGTAGCATTGCTGAAGCGTCTGGGCTTTGTGTACAAGAAGACGAGTCTGGTGGTATCGAAGGGGAATCGAGCGGAGCAGGAGGAATTTCTTGAACGTCTGGCGGGATTGCTTGCTGATAGGGGTGAAGGCGAGGAAGGTGGGGTAGTGTATTTCAGTGATGCGGTGCATCCTCAGCACAACACACGGAGCAGTTACGGGTGGATCAAGTCGGGGAGTCGGTATGAAGTGCGATCGAACACGGGTCGGGAACGTGTGAACATCAACGCGGCATTGAACGCGCATGATGTGGGAGATGTGGAGGTGGTGGAAAGCGAGCGGGTGGATAGTGAATCAACGATTGAGTTGTATGCAGCCTTAGAGCGGAAGCATCCGAGTGGAAGGATCAGAGTGATTTGCGACAACGCGAGATACTATCGGAGTCGTCGTTTGCGGGAGTGGTTATCATCATCGCGAATAGAGCAGGTATTTTTGCCGAGTTACTCACCGAATTTGAATTTAATTGAGCGATTATGGAAATACATGAGGAAGAAGGTAATAGACAGGAGGTATTATGAAACGAAGGATGAATTTCGTGGAGCTATCCGAAGATTTTTCAACGATATTGAGGAGTACCGCCCAGAGTTAGAGAGACTTCTAACCCTGAATTTCCACGTGCTCTGATTTTCGCAAACCTCTTTGCAGTGAGTATATATGGCCATTTCCTGCGCCGACGACGAGCATTGCGTTACCACGTGCGATTCAGGCTGGTGGGCAGGATTTGTTCGGGTTACTACCGATGGTGGAAAAACTTGGAGGAATACTCTTATTGATAAAATGACCCCCTATCCTGATTACCATGATTTTCGACGAATAAAGTCTATTGCTCACCCCACTCGGGACCTGATTATTGGCATTGCAGATACTGGTGTTGGTTATCGTTCCACCGACGGAGGTTATACATGGAAAGAGTTTAGACTTCCTGTTGATCGTGGATTAGGATTTGAAATAAAAATGTTTGATGAAACATATGGGTATATTTCGGGACCTCCGCGATGGCTGTTCAAGACAACTAATGGTGGTGAGTCATGGAATCAAGTATTGCTTCCTGATTCAGTCAAAGGTGTCTATGTAGAGAGATTATCTGTTGTTCATCCTGACACTATTATTTTATCAATGGTGTGGACTAACAAAGGTGTAATTCTTCGCTCTACTGATGGCGGAGTAACATGGGATTATAATGATGCTCCAGTCCTATACTGGGTTCCCAATCTGTTTTTTATAGATTTTCAACACGGTTATTCTGTCGGATATAAAAGAACGGGGGAAGGTGATCGTGCTCTTGATTTATATACCTATACAACCGATGGCGGGCGCACATGGGCTCCTGTGGAAAGTAAATGGCGTGATCCTGCTGGCGGGTTACGCGACATACGATTTCTTGATCGCCTAAATGGAATTGCTGTTGGTGGACAAGGAAAAATTCTGCGTACGTATGATGGTGGAAAAACTTGGGAACAACAACCTGTCCCGTTGGACACCCATAGCATCTGCCATATTATAGCAATGGAATTTCCATCACCACGCACTGCGTATGCCACAATCACCAATTTCCAAGTTTTGCGCTGGATACCTACCGCTTCCAGCACCCCAACTATTTCTACAGAAGCGGCGTGCGCCATTTCTATTACCCCTTCCATTATCGGAAACGAGAAGCCAACCATTACCACGCTTCTACCGAAATCTGGGCACCTTCACCTTGAGGTTGTTGATGCTACGGGTGCAGCGGTATGGGTAAAGGATTTTGGCGTTGTCGCGGAGAAGGAGGTTCGGTATTCGCTTCAACAACAATTGCCTTCAGGCGTGTTTTTTGTTCGAGCGATTTTGGACGGCACAATCATAGGAAATGAACGATTGATGGTGATGAAATAACTGCCCGTACGGCACGTAAAAAAAATGGCCTGAATGCTGATACAGCGTTCAGGCCATTTTTACATCTCCCCCCCCCACCTCTCTTCTACGGATTCGTAAACTGCTGGTCCACGATGGTGATGTCGCCGGGGTAATCCACCAAGCCGATCGGCGTTTCCACGCTGACTTTTGCCGTCAGCTTCAGGCGCGAGCTTGAGCCTTGCGCGCCGCCAATGGCCAGCGCCAAATTGATCATATCATTCAAGCCTTTATCGCCGAAGAATTGATAGAGGTCCAACCCCACGGTGATTGGGATCATCGTGCTTTGCCCGGTTGCCGGAATCTCCAACCGCTTGTCAACAACGCCGCTGATGGTGGTGCGGTCGTCAATCAACAAGGTCCACCCTAATTTCCGTAAATAGAGCGGCGTGCTCCGCCCCCCAGATGCCGACCCATCGTTGGGATTGCGTGCGGCAACGTTCAACGTGAACTCAACTGGCATTTTCTTCTGCGCGAATGCCGATCCCAAACTGATCATCTCCATTGTGCTGATGCTGCTTGGATTCGAGGCCTTGCTAACGTCAACCCCGGCTAATCTGAAACTGTTGACGTTCTCCAGCTTGAATTGCAGTTTTTTCAGATCTGTCAGCGCGCTGGTTACGTCCTTCAATGCCTTGCATCCGCCAAGCATTGCTGCCATCATCAATGCCGTGGCAGCCACTCCGGCAAATTTTTTGTTCAATCTCATGCGTGTTATTCCTGTTGAAGTTGGTTGATTCTATTCGGCGTTTTCGATCCTTCCCATTCTTCTTCCCGCTGCATCAAGCGGGGAAAGCGAGCGTTGGTTTTTCACACCCCATTCCTCAAATAC encodes:
- a CDS encoding IS630 family transposase, which gives rise to MIELTEELRTQLRKLQRMEKEKRRYVKITTLLMLDGGFSVGETAFALGVDNSTIYRYAEGYRASKSFEDYIEDKYVCYGGKLSGEQASAVSKELEGHLHHTSKEVVELVCERYGVRYTESGMVALLKRLGFVYKKTSLVVSKGNRAEQEEFLERLAGLLADRGEGEEGGVVYFSDAVHPQHNTRSSYGWIKSGSRYEVRSNTGRERVNINAALNAHDVGDVEVVESERVDSESTIELYAALERKHPSGRIRVICDNARYYRSRRLREWLSSSRIEQVFLPSYSPNLNLIERLWKYMRKKVIDRRYYETKDEFRGAIRRFFNDIEEYRPELERLLTLNFHVL
- a CDS encoding LEA type 2 family protein, with translation MRLNKKFAGVAATALMMAAMLGGCKALKDVTSALTDLKKLQFKLENVNSFRLAGVDVSKASNPSSISTMEMISLGSAFAQKKMPVEFTLNVAARNPNDGSASGGRSTPLYLRKLGWTLLIDDRTTISGVVDKRLEIPATGQSTMIPITVGLDLYQFFGDKGLNDMINLALAIGGAQGSSSRLKLTAKVSVETPIGLVDYPGDITIVDQQFTNP